A region from the bacterium genome encodes:
- a CDS encoding response regulator: MWVSFLVSFGGVAALASAAAAYLLARGRDAPRFWPVAFLLLSLRYLTGILSLNFYSSLPAGLLQTLGALALLFFALGNRRFQGVKPSPVFLALPAALVLWGIAANLLGLSPSASSLPVYLCAFIVSASGFLPSPKGGAGSSLVIRCDGLTAALSLLGLGQRFITGWDGALIFIVTGGYLCLGFLIFRAVGERAAAKLLSSAEASPSGVLLADFGMRVVFASGGFCRATGKEPDEILGAPAAGLFSGKDREKFSEWVSGGRGGALTLEKEGGKTLRLSVADSFYGYFFFLNVNGEGNTRKIREELEGDASLVIDPESGLVLSANREAQKLFGLGSEELLSRTFWSFARAGGSGELRESVAGFTEGTPPFRSVFSGKSGEFEGLVRAVWIKTASGEALRVVIGGVRQKGFFSEEIYAAGVAHDLGNILQTIVACCDEAQGQKDEEALYAAREAALRGGEIARRLSKPGNGAKGEKSAVSLSALLPAVAKIQKKALPGNVALELSLAESLPPVAADGCHLEQVIINLLLNARDALGDKEGGVIRVEAAKSGSGVSLRVFDNGPGVPPGERERIFEPFYTTKPSGKGSGLGLAVSRVLIERCGGTLSLLPSPSGTRFEIILPRLRDSIIVVDPDPVVRARVSDLALQSGLNALHFVDAESALGEFSKSGENVCGVVTELLLPGAGGRKVIEAVKELSPECRILVLSSCALEEARAGALALGANGFLEKPLPEAAILNWLSSLN, translated from the coding sequence ATGTGGGTGAGCTTTCTGGTCTCCTTCGGGGGAGTCGCCGCCCTCGCCTCCGCCGCAGCGGCGTACCTTCTCGCCAGAGGGCGCGACGCCCCGCGCTTCTGGCCCGTTGCCTTTCTTCTCCTCTCGCTGAGGTATCTGACGGGAATCCTCTCCCTTAACTTTTATTCCTCGCTGCCTGCGGGGCTTCTCCAGACTCTCGGCGCGCTCGCCCTTCTTTTTTTCGCGCTCGGAAACCGGAGGTTTCAGGGCGTCAAACCCTCTCCCGTTTTCCTTGCGCTCCCCGCCGCGCTGGTCCTGTGGGGAATCGCAGCAAACCTGTTGGGGCTCTCCCCCTCCGCCTCCTCCCTTCCCGTTTACCTCTGTGCGTTTATCGTCTCCGCGAGCGGTTTTTTGCCTTCCCCGAAAGGGGGAGCCGGAAGCTCTCTTGTCATCCGGTGCGACGGACTGACCGCCGCGCTGTCACTCCTCGGCCTTGGACAGCGCTTCATTACGGGATGGGACGGCGCGCTGATTTTTATCGTCACCGGAGGCTACCTCTGCCTCGGCTTTCTCATCTTTCGCGCAGTGGGCGAAAGGGCGGCGGCAAAGCTGCTTTCGAGCGCGGAGGCTTCTCCTTCCGGGGTGCTGCTGGCGGATTTCGGAATGAGGGTGGTCTTCGCGAGCGGCGGCTTTTGCCGGGCGACGGGAAAAGAGCCCGATGAAATTCTGGGAGCGCCGGCCGCCGGGCTTTTTTCAGGCAAAGACCGCGAAAAATTTTCGGAGTGGGTCTCCGGGGGGCGGGGCGGCGCCCTTACTCTGGAAAAAGAGGGCGGGAAGACCCTCCGGCTGAGCGTCGCCGACTCCTTTTACGGCTACTTTTTCTTCCTTAACGTAAACGGCGAGGGAAACACCCGGAAAATAAGGGAGGAGCTGGAGGGGGACGCTTCCCTCGTCATCGACCCGGAGAGCGGGCTTGTCCTCTCCGCGAACAGGGAGGCCCAAAAACTCTTCGGCCTCGGTAGCGAGGAGCTTCTCTCCAGAACATTCTGGAGTTTCGCCAGGGCGGGAGGGTCGGGCGAGTTGCGGGAATCGGTGGCGGGATTTACAGAGGGGACCCCGCCCTTCAGGTCGGTTTTTTCAGGGAAGTCGGGCGAGTTTGAAGGTCTCGTCAGGGCTGTCTGGATAAAGACGGCCTCCGGGGAAGCCCTCAGGGTGGTTATCGGCGGGGTAAGGCAAAAGGGATTTTTTTCGGAGGAGATATACGCGGCGGGGGTCGCCCACGACCTCGGGAACATCCTCCAGACCATCGTGGCCTGCTGCGACGAGGCTCAGGGGCAAAAAGACGAAGAAGCCCTTTATGCAGCGAGGGAAGCGGCCCTCCGGGGCGGGGAAATCGCAAGGCGGCTTTCAAAACCCGGCAACGGCGCAAAGGGCGAAAAGAGTGCGGTTTCACTTTCCGCACTCCTCCCCGCCGTCGCTAAAATTCAAAAAAAGGCGCTTCCGGGAAATGTCGCCCTCGAACTTTCCCTGGCGGAAAGCCTCCCTCCGGTAGCCGCCGACGGCTGCCACCTCGAACAGGTAATCATAAACCTGCTCCTTAACGCCCGCGACGCCCTCGGCGATAAAGAAGGCGGCGTCATAAGGGTCGAAGCGGCAAAGAGCGGGAGCGGGGTGTCGCTACGGGTCTTTGACAACGGCCCCGGCGTACCGCCGGGGGAGCGGGAGAGGATTTTCGAGCCCTTTTACACCACGAAACCCTCCGGCAAGGGTAGCGGGCTCGGGCTGGCGGTATCCAGAGTCCTCATCGAGCGGTGCGGCGGAACCCTTTCGCTCCTTCCCTCACCCTCCGGCACGCGCTTCGAGATAATCCTTCCCAGGCTTCGCGACAGCATCATCGTCGTCGATCCCGATCCTGTCGTACGCGCCCGCGTGAGCGACCTCGCCCTCCAAAGCGGTCTTAACGCCCTGCACTTCGTAGACGCGGAATCCGCGCTCGGGGAATTTTCAAAAAGCGGCGAAAACGTCTGCGGAGTGGTCACCGAGCTTCTGCTTCCGGGAGCGGGCGGGCGAAAGGTGATTGAGGCCGTGAAGGAACTTTCGCCAGAGTGCCGGATTCTCGTCCTCAGTTCCTGCGCCCTCGAAGAAGCCAGAGCTGGCGCGCTCGCCCTAGGCGCAAACGGTTTTCTCGAAAAGCCCCTTCCCGAAGCGGCGATTCTGAATTGGCTCTCCTCCCTCAATTGA
- a CDS encoding dihydroorotate dehydrogenase electron transfer subunit: protein MSAQGFLTTCRVTRTENLGGGYHRLAVRPDFKCDPAPGQFAMLRVRGGMGGVNPVDPLLRRPLSIHRHGGGELEFLFREKGLGTKILAGQKAGDTLDILAPLGKGFKVEREYPLLIGGGIGVAPLLYLAEDCLARGFRPKLLLGGRTDRDILCHGEFSCINVPALYSTEDGSLGETGLVTELLLREIEARDKTKMSVHACGPVPMLAALARICEAESVPCEVSLESHMACGVGACLGCVVKGRNGANLRVCKEGPVFDSREILWG from the coding sequence TTGAGCGCACAGGGGTTTCTCACCACCTGCCGGGTGACGCGCACCGAAAACCTTGGCGGCGGCTACCACCGCCTTGCGGTTCGCCCCGATTTTAAGTGCGATCCCGCGCCGGGGCAGTTCGCCATGCTGAGGGTGAGGGGAGGGATGGGAGGGGTGAATCCGGTTGACCCTCTCCTTCGCCGCCCGCTCTCCATTCACCGCCACGGCGGCGGCGAGCTTGAATTTCTCTTCCGGGAAAAGGGTCTCGGGACGAAGATACTCGCCGGACAAAAGGCGGGAGACACGCTAGACATCCTCGCCCCCCTCGGCAAGGGCTTCAAGGTCGAACGGGAATATCCCCTCCTCATCGGCGGAGGCATCGGCGTCGCCCCCCTTCTCTACCTGGCGGAAGACTGCCTCGCGAGGGGGTTTCGGCCCAAGCTTCTCCTCGGAGGCAGAACAGACCGCGACATCCTCTGCCACGGCGAATTCTCCTGCATCAACGTCCCCGCCCTCTACTCCACCGAAGACGGGAGCCTCGGAGAAACCGGCCTCGTCACCGAACTTCTGCTTAGGGAGATCGAGGCCAGGGACAAGACGAAAATGAGCGTCCACGCCTGCGGCCCCGTCCCCATGCTCGCCGCCCTCGCCCGCATCTGCGAAGCGGAATCCGTACCCTGCGAAGTCTCCCTCGAATCCCACATGGCATGTGGAGTCGGGGCTTGCCTCGGATGCGTGGTAAAGGGAAGGAATGGTGCGAATCTTCGCGTTTGCAAGGAAGGACCTGTTTTCGACTCCCGCGAGATTCTCTGGGGGTAG
- the carB gene encoding carbamoyl-phosphate synthase large subunit, whose product MPRRTDIKKILIIGAGPIVIGQACEFDYSGSQACKALREDGFTVILLNSNPATIMTDPTMAHRTYVEPITVDVLEKIIQAEKPDAILPTLGGQTALNTAVDAAKMGILDKYNVELIGAKLPAIQKAEDRAKFKEAMERIGIDLPKSGYAHNLSEAQRIVEHIGFPAIIRPSYTLGGMGGGIAYNKEEFDRLVSWGLDMSPVREILIEESIIGWKEFELEVMRDMKDNVVIICSIENFDAMGVHTGDSITVAPAQTLTDKEYQIMRDASLAIIREIGVDTGGSNIQFGVCPDTGRLVVIEMNPRVSRSSALASKATGFPIAKIAALLAVGYTLDEIMNDITGETPACFEPTIDYVVTKIPRFDFEKFQGADSTLTTQMKSVGEAMGIGRTFKESFQKAISSMEKGMPGLVSRMGKYAHLPEEDRFDLLREKIRVPNWERIWFIGDALRQGFTIKEIYDLSGIDPWFLENMEQLINFEGELKGFRGAKEKLTPALLRKAKEWGFSDIRIGQLLGVSESEISGLRREFSIIPVFKRVDTCGAEFFAKTPYLYSTYESECEASPTDKKKVIILGGGPNRIGQGIEFDYCCVHGVQALREDGFETIMVNCNPETVSTDYDTSDRLYFEPLTFEHVMNIVDVEKPWGVIVQFGGQTPLKLTKALEAAGVPIIGTSPDAIDVAEDRERFQKLLNDLGLRQPKNGIVRSIEEAIASAKVIGYPVVVRPSYVLGGRAMEIVYEEKSLRTYMAEAVDVSPEHPVLIDKFLRDAIEVDVDAVCDGKTVVIGGVMEHIEEAGIHSGDSACSLPPYSLSKELVDEIREQTAKMALGLGVVGLMNVQFAIQGDVIYVLEVNPRASRTVPFVSKATGAQLAKIAARVMSGKTLAQAGFTKEIIPPYVSVKEAVFPFIKFPGVDPILSPEMRSTGEVMGIDNDFGMAYLKSQIAAGNRLPLSGAVFISVKDEDKNDAVQLARRLVEDGLKIMATKGTAASMRAAGIEVREIKKIAEGRPHVVDAIVNGEASLIINTILGTKARDDSYKIRRAILEYQIPYFTTMAGARAAVSAIRSTRKTEMTVTPLQDYYKRLEK is encoded by the coding sequence ATGCCTAGAAGAACAGACATCAAGAAGATACTGATTATCGGCGCGGGGCCCATCGTCATCGGTCAGGCGTGCGAGTTCGACTACTCGGGCTCTCAGGCCTGCAAGGCGCTTCGGGAGGACGGCTTCACCGTCATACTCCTCAATTCCAACCCGGCCACCATAATGACCGACCCGACGATGGCCCACCGCACCTACGTCGAGCCGATAACGGTGGACGTTCTGGAAAAGATAATCCAGGCCGAAAAGCCCGACGCGATACTCCCGACCCTCGGCGGCCAGACGGCGCTGAACACGGCGGTGGACGCGGCGAAGATGGGGATACTCGACAAGTACAACGTCGAGCTCATCGGCGCGAAGCTCCCTGCGATCCAGAAGGCGGAGGACAGGGCCAAGTTCAAGGAGGCGATGGAGCGGATAGGTATCGACCTTCCCAAATCCGGCTACGCGCACAACCTCTCCGAGGCGCAGAGGATAGTCGAGCACATCGGCTTTCCCGCAATCATCCGCCCCTCCTACACGCTGGGCGGCATGGGCGGCGGCATAGCCTACAACAAGGAGGAATTCGACAGGCTCGTCTCCTGGGGGCTCGACATGTCGCCGGTGAGGGAGATACTCATCGAGGAGTCGATAATCGGGTGGAAGGAGTTCGAGCTCGAAGTGATGCGCGACATGAAGGACAACGTCGTCATCATCTGCTCCATTGAGAATTTCGACGCGATGGGCGTCCATACCGGCGATTCCATCACCGTCGCCCCGGCGCAGACCCTCACGGACAAGGAATACCAGATAATGCGCGACGCCTCCCTCGCCATCATCCGCGAGATAGGCGTAGACACCGGCGGCTCCAACATACAGTTCGGCGTTTGCCCCGATACCGGCAGGCTCGTCGTAATTGAGATGAACCCCCGCGTCAGCCGCTCCTCGGCGCTGGCCTCCAAGGCCACCGGCTTTCCGATAGCGAAGATCGCGGCCCTCCTCGCCGTGGGCTACACCCTCGACGAGATAATGAACGACATCACCGGCGAGACCCCCGCCTGCTTCGAGCCCACCATCGACTACGTGGTGACGAAGATTCCGCGCTTTGATTTCGAGAAGTTTCAGGGCGCGGATTCCACCCTCACCACCCAGATGAAATCGGTCGGCGAGGCGATGGGAATAGGCAGGACCTTCAAGGAATCCTTCCAGAAGGCTATCTCCAGCATGGAGAAGGGAATGCCCGGCCTCGTCTCCCGCATGGGCAAGTACGCCCATTTGCCGGAAGAAGACCGTTTTGACCTTCTCCGCGAGAAGATACGGGTGCCCAACTGGGAGCGGATCTGGTTCATCGGCGACGCCCTCCGGCAGGGGTTCACCATTAAGGAGATTTACGACCTCTCCGGCATCGACCCGTGGTTTTTGGAGAACATGGAGCAGCTCATCAATTTTGAGGGCGAGCTGAAGGGTTTTCGCGGCGCGAAGGAAAAGCTCACCCCCGCGCTGCTGCGAAAGGCGAAGGAGTGGGGCTTCTCCGACATCCGCATCGGTCAGCTTCTCGGCGTCTCCGAGAGCGAAATATCCGGGCTCCGGCGCGAGTTTTCCATAATTCCGGTCTTCAAGCGGGTGGATACCTGCGGCGCGGAGTTCTTCGCCAAGACTCCCTACCTCTACTCCACCTACGAGAGCGAGTGCGAGGCCTCCCCCACGGACAAAAAGAAGGTCATCATCCTCGGCGGCGGCCCCAACCGCATAGGGCAGGGGATAGAGTTCGACTACTGCTGCGTCCACGGCGTACAGGCCCTGCGCGAGGACGGCTTCGAGACGATAATGGTCAACTGCAACCCCGAGACCGTTTCGACCGACTACGACACCTCCGACCGCCTCTACTTCGAGCCCCTCACCTTCGAGCACGTCATGAACATAGTAGACGTGGAAAAGCCGTGGGGCGTAATCGTCCAGTTCGGCGGGCAGACCCCGCTGAAGCTGACAAAGGCGCTGGAGGCCGCGGGAGTCCCCATCATCGGCACCTCGCCCGACGCCATCGACGTGGCGGAAGACCGCGAGCGCTTCCAGAAGCTGCTGAACGACCTCGGCCTTCGCCAGCCCAAAAACGGCATAGTGCGCAGCATCGAGGAGGCCATAGCCAGCGCGAAGGTTATCGGCTACCCCGTCGTAGTCCGCCCCTCCTACGTGCTCGGCGGCAGGGCGATGGAGATAGTTTACGAGGAGAAGAGTCTTCGCACCTACATGGCCGAGGCGGTGGACGTATCCCCCGAGCATCCCGTCCTCATCGACAAGTTCCTGCGCGACGCGATAGAGGTTGACGTTGACGCGGTGTGCGACGGCAAGACCGTGGTCATAGGCGGCGTGATGGAGCACATAGAGGAGGCCGGAATACATTCCGGCGATTCCGCCTGCTCGCTGCCGCCTTACAGCCTCTCAAAGGAGCTGGTGGACGAGATACGGGAGCAGACGGCAAAGATGGCCCTCGGCCTCGGCGTCGTCGGCCTCATGAACGTACAGTTCGCCATACAGGGCGACGTGATCTACGTCCTCGAAGTCAACCCGCGCGCCAGCCGCACCGTCCCCTTCGTCTCAAAGGCCACCGGCGCGCAGCTCGCCAAGATCGCCGCCCGCGTCATGAGCGGCAAGACCCTGGCGCAGGCGGGCTTCACAAAAGAGATAATTCCTCCCTACGTCTCGGTGAAGGAGGCTGTCTTCCCCTTCATCAAGTTCCCCGGCGTAGACCCCATCCTCTCCCCCGAGATGCGCTCCACCGGCGAGGTGATGGGCATAGACAACGATTTCGGCATGGCCTACCTCAAGAGCCAGATAGCGGCGGGCAACCGCCTTCCCCTCTCCGGCGCTGTCTTCATCTCCGTCAAGGACGAAGACAAGAATGACGCCGTGCAGCTCGCCAGGCGTCTCGTCGAGGACGGCCTCAAAATAATGGCAACGAAGGGCACGGCCGCCAGCATGCGCGCGGCGGGTATAGAGGTGCGCGAGATAAAGAAGATCGCCGAAGGGCGCCCCCACGTCGTGGACGCGATAGTCAACGGCGAGGCCTCGCTCATAATCAACACCATCCTCGGCACCAAGGCGCGGGACGACTCCTACAAGATCCGCAGGGCCATTCTGGAGTACCAGATACCCTACTTCACCACCATGGCCGGCGCGCGCGCAGCCGTGAGCGCCATCCGCTCGACGCGCAAGACCGAGATGACAGTCACGCCCCTTCAGGACTACTACAAGCGCCTGGAGAAGTAG
- a CDS encoding M20/M25/M40 family metallo-hydrolase, whose amino-acid sequence MALLIAFLAAAPASLAGQKISEAVNHELAVSLSPETRSLGVKDTVTLPEGSVEFVFRLHEGLDPKAYGAALEQLPESGGPQWAKAYRAVPEKGKNSFTIEYSGVIFHELEPVGKEYARGFNSTPGIISSEGVVLSSSSFWYPVTGEESLSTFTMTVTLPKGWDAVSQGERREGGKGEGGKGEVVWDSRSAQNDIWLISAPFKRYVQKGKGVLAEAYLREPDDALAQKYLDATIQYVTMYEALIGSYPFSKFALVENFWETGFGMPSFTLLGPKIIRFPFILRTSYPHEILHNWWGNSVYADYATGNWSEGLTAYLADHLLREQAGQGHEYRESTLQKYADYVAGEADAPLTSFVSRHGSASEALGYGKALMVFHMLRRELGDDAFRKGLGTFYEENKWQSASWEDLRAAFEKVSQKELGWFFDQWVKETGALSMKLSGTSYSGGKLRGTIEQVQGGKNYIVTVPVQITLEDGSTELKQLRLEGDKLSFEFELPNPPLRVDVDPEFDLFRLLDASETPPALSGVFGYPKVLMVLPSKAEEKLLSAYRKLAENWASSGESEIKVTLDSEIEKLPGDRAVWVLGWENNFFGEFRKAISTYPAVFSDSATDLERSTVERAGHSVVVTGRNPDNPKAPVAFLAADGPEPLDGLTRKLPHYNKYSYLGFEGQEPANIVKGRWPAVGSPLTFYLTPLSERGKLPKTRPLADLPPVFSGERMQKTIEKLSSDEMEGRGAGTKGVSLAAGLLAEELKKEGLAPAFPEGYFQEFRMKGPEGATVTLQNVAAMVPGSNPAYAGQSVVVGAHYDHLGFGWPEAKKGNEGKLHPGADDNASGVAVLLELARYFAKSSPERALVFVLFSGEEAGRAGSLHYLSAPNSFPPEKTIGMVNLDTVGRLGDGKLLALGAGSAREWVHIFNGAAFVTGAKVESVSKDFGSSDQASFIEKGIPAVQLFTGAHPDYHSPADTPEKIDPEGLAAVAAVAKEAVEYLSARETPLTSTLAGASRPSAAPSHPGQPGGSRKVSIGIIPDFSWEGEGVKVSSVAEGSPAQGAGIEAGDVITAVGGEKAADLKGYSELLRKQKPGDTVKLTWKRGESEMSAEVKVQER is encoded by the coding sequence ATGGCGCTTTTAATCGCTTTTCTCGCAGCGGCACCGGCCTCGCTCGCCGGTCAGAAAATTTCAGAAGCGGTGAACCACGAGCTTGCGGTCTCGCTTTCGCCCGAAACGCGCTCGCTCGGCGTAAAAGACACAGTCACCCTTCCCGAAGGGAGCGTCGAATTCGTCTTCCGGCTACACGAAGGGCTCGACCCGAAAGCCTACGGAGCCGCTCTGGAACAACTCCCCGAAAGTGGAGGGCCGCAGTGGGCAAAGGCTTACCGCGCCGTGCCGGAGAAGGGTAAAAACTCTTTCACCATCGAGTATTCGGGGGTGATCTTTCACGAGCTGGAACCCGTGGGGAAGGAATACGCCCGGGGGTTCAATTCGACGCCGGGAATCATCAGCAGTGAGGGGGTCGTTCTCTCCTCCTCGTCTTTCTGGTACCCCGTGACCGGCGAGGAATCGCTTTCCACCTTCACCATGACCGTCACCCTCCCAAAGGGGTGGGACGCAGTGAGTCAGGGGGAGCGGCGCGAGGGGGGGAAGGGCGAGGGGGGGAAGGGCGAGGTCGTCTGGGACTCGAGGAGCGCCCAGAACGACATCTGGCTCATCAGCGCCCCCTTCAAAAGGTACGTCCAAAAGGGAAAGGGAGTTCTCGCGGAAGCGTACCTGCGCGAACCGGACGACGCGCTCGCCCAGAAATACCTCGACGCGACCATCCAGTACGTGACGATGTACGAAGCCCTGATAGGCTCCTACCCCTTCTCGAAATTCGCGCTGGTGGAGAATTTCTGGGAGACCGGCTTCGGCATGCCCTCCTTCACCCTCCTCGGCCCGAAGATAATCCGCTTCCCCTTCATACTTCGCACCTCCTATCCCCACGAGATACTGCACAACTGGTGGGGAAACAGCGTCTACGCGGATTACGCCACCGGCAACTGGTCGGAGGGGCTGACGGCCTACCTCGCCGACCACCTCCTTAGGGAACAGGCAGGGCAGGGCCACGAGTACAGGGAATCGACCCTGCAAAAATACGCCGATTACGTCGCCGGTGAGGCCGACGCACCCCTCACCTCCTTCGTCTCCCGCCACGGCTCGGCCTCCGAAGCGCTCGGCTACGGTAAGGCGCTGATGGTCTTTCACATGCTCCGGCGGGAGCTGGGGGACGACGCTTTTCGCAAGGGGCTTGGAACCTTTTACGAGGAAAACAAGTGGCAAAGCGCCTCCTGGGAAGACCTTCGCGCGGCCTTTGAAAAGGTCTCGCAAAAGGAGCTGGGGTGGTTTTTCGACCAGTGGGTGAAGGAAACCGGCGCTCTCTCCATGAAACTGTCGGGAACCTCTTATTCCGGCGGAAAGCTCCGGGGAACGATCGAGCAAGTGCAGGGCGGCAAGAATTACATAGTCACCGTGCCCGTGCAGATAACTCTCGAAGACGGCTCGACCGAGCTGAAACAGCTTCGTCTGGAGGGGGACAAGCTCTCCTTCGAGTTCGAGCTTCCCAATCCCCCCCTCCGGGTAGACGTTGACCCGGAGTTCGACCTCTTCCGCCTTCTCGACGCAAGCGAGACCCCGCCCGCGCTTTCGGGGGTCTTCGGCTACCCGAAGGTGCTGATGGTCCTTCCCTCGAAGGCGGAGGAAAAGCTGCTTTCGGCCTATCGAAAACTCGCCGAAAACTGGGCGTCCTCGGGGGAGTCGGAGATTAAAGTGACGCTGGACTCGGAAATCGAAAAACTACCCGGCGACAGGGCGGTCTGGGTCCTCGGGTGGGAGAACAACTTCTTCGGGGAATTCAGAAAGGCGATTTCAACCTACCCGGCGGTATTTTCGGATAGCGCAACAGACCTTGAGCGCTCCACCGTAGAGCGGGCGGGACATTCCGTAGTCGTAACCGGGCGAAATCCGGACAATCCCAAGGCCCCTGTCGCCTTTCTCGCCGCCGACGGGCCGGAGCCGCTCGACGGCCTCACCCGCAAGCTCCCCCACTACAACAAGTACAGCTACCTCGGCTTCGAGGGGCAAGAGCCCGCCAACATCGTCAAGGGACGCTGGCCCGCCGTGGGCTCGCCGCTGACCTTTTACCTCACCCCCCTGTCCGAGCGCGGAAAGCTGCCGAAAACCAGGCCTCTCGCGGACCTTCCCCCGGTTTTCTCCGGCGAAAGGATGCAAAAGACAATCGAAAAGCTCTCCTCGGACGAGATGGAGGGGCGGGGCGCGGGGACGAAGGGGGTTTCGCTCGCCGCGGGGCTCCTCGCGGAGGAACTGAAAAAGGAGGGGTTGGCTCCGGCCTTCCCGGAGGGATACTTTCAGGAATTCAGAATGAAGGGACCGGAGGGCGCTACGGTGACGCTCCAAAACGTCGCGGCGATGGTTCCCGGCTCGAATCCCGCCTACGCCGGGCAAAGCGTGGTGGTGGGAGCCCATTACGACCATCTGGGATTCGGCTGGCCGGAGGCGAAGAAAGGCAACGAGGGAAAGCTCCATCCGGGGGCCGACGACAACGCTTCCGGGGTCGCCGTCCTTCTCGAACTGGCACGCTATTTCGCGAAAAGCTCGCCCGAAAGGGCGCTTGTCTTCGTCCTTTTCTCAGGCGAGGAGGCCGGAAGGGCGGGCTCTCTCCACTATCTCTCGGCTCCGAACTCTTTCCCGCCGGAAAAGACTATCGGAATGGTCAATCTCGACACCGTGGGGCGTCTTGGAGACGGCAAACTCCTCGCCCTCGGGGCCGGGTCGGCCAGGGAATGGGTGCATATCTTCAACGGAGCCGCTTTCGTGACGGGGGCGAAGGTCGAATCCGTCTCGAAAGATTTCGGCTCAAGCGATCAGGCCTCCTTCATCGAAAAGGGGATTCCCGCAGTTCAGCTCTTCACCGGAGCCCACCCGGATTACCATTCCCCGGCGGATACCCCTGAAAAGATCGACCCGGAGGGCCTCGCCGCCGTCGCCGCCGTCGCGAAAGAGGCTGTGGAATACCTTTCGGCGAGGGAGACACCGCTGACTTCCACTCTGGCCGGAGCGTCCCGGCCTTCAGCCGCCCCGTCCCACCCCGGACAGCCGGGGGGGAGCAGAAAGGTCAGCATAGGCATCATCCCCGATTTTTCCTGGGAGGGCGAAGGGGTAAAGGTCTCCTCTGTCGCCGAGGGTTCGCCCGCGCAGGGCGCGGGGATTGAGGCCGGAGACGTGATAACCGCCGTAGGCGGCGAGAAGGCCGCCGACCTGAAGGGCTACTCCGAGCTACTCAGGAAGCAAAAGCCCGGAGATACCGTAAAGCTGACCTGGAAACGGGGAGAGAGCGAGATGTCGGCCGAGGTGAAGGTGCAGGAGAGGTAG
- the higA gene encoding addiction module antidote protein, HigA family, producing MTQNPPHPGEVIRELCLNPLGITVTEAAKSLGVSRKALSELLNGHAGISPEMAVRLSIAFDTTAESWLTQQMQYDLWQAEKKRGELKVKRLLAA from the coding sequence ATGACCCAAAATCCCCCTCATCCCGGCGAGGTGATCCGGGAACTGTGCCTTAACCCCCTCGGCATCACCGTAACCGAGGCCGCTAAATCCCTTGGCGTTTCCCGCAAGGCCCTTTCCGAACTTCTCAACGGACACGCGGGCATAAGCCCCGAAATGGCCGTGCGCCTCTCCATCGCCTTCGACACTACCGCCGAAAGCTGGCTCACCCAGCAGATGCAGTACGATTTGTGGCAGGCGGAGAAAAAGAGGGGAGAGTTGAAGGTCAAGAGGTTGTTGGCGGCATAG
- a CDS encoding rhomboid family intramembrane serine protease, which yields MDEPKNGGYPGEAQKEIPGWREAASAGDSKGAVWSLVLKARGIPHRMRRLGQITSIYVLPSDIARAEREIALYEKENLDWPPPALPADEKPAGDELLFSVAVMSGLAVFHDLTTKPVFSHLREAGRVSALKIFLYGEWWRSVTALTLHSGFQHLGANALTGAFFLAWLSREAGIGVGFLFLLLAGGLGNLLTVFIEGMPHSSIGLSTAVFGLIGGLCAFAARRRNTISWRRWLAPLGAGAALLSMIGGPGENVDFTAHIAGLLCGFLLGLPLEQVSGKNFYRSRWLQPLAGLAGLALLTGSWALAFLSK from the coding sequence ATGGACGAACCCAAAAACGGCGGCTACCCCGGAGAAGCGCAAAAAGAAATTCCGGGGTGGCGCGAAGCGGCAAGCGCGGGGGATTCAAAGGGCGCCGTCTGGTCGCTCGTGCTCAAGGCCAGAGGAATACCTCACCGCATGCGCAGGCTCGGGCAAATTACCTCTATTTACGTCCTGCCCTCCGACATAGCCCGCGCCGAAAGGGAGATAGCCCTCTACGAAAAGGAAAACCTGGACTGGCCTCCCCCCGCCCTCCCCGCCGACGAAAAGCCCGCCGGGGACGAGCTTCTCTTCTCTGTGGCGGTGATGAGCGGCCTTGCGGTATTTCACGACCTCACCACCAAGCCTGTCTTTTCGCACCTCAGGGAGGCGGGCCGGGTCAGCGCCCTCAAGATATTCCTCTACGGAGAGTGGTGGAGGTCGGTGACCGCCCTCACCCTTCACTCCGGCTTCCAGCACCTCGGCGCGAACGCGCTGACCGGGGCTTTTTTTCTCGCCTGGCTCAGCAGGGAGGCGGGGATAGGCGTGGGATTTTTGTTCCTTCTCCTCGCCGGGGGGCTCGGGAACCTCCTCACCGTCTTCATCGAGGGCATGCCCCACTCCAGCATCGGCCTTTCCACCGCTGTCTTCGGCCTCATAGGCGGCCTTTGCGCCTTCGCCGCGCGAAGGAGAAATACGATCTCCTGGCGGCGCTGGCTGGCCCCTCTGGGGGCGGGCGCGGCCCTCCTCTCGATGATCGGCGGCCCCGGCGAAAACGTGGATTTCACGGCCCACATCGCCGGTCTTCTCTGCGGTTTTCTCCTGGGGCTACCCCTCGAACAGGTTTCAGGAAAGAATTTCTACCGGTCGCGCTGGCTGCAGCCCCTTGCGGGGCTTGCGGGATTGGCGCTCCTCACGGGCTCCTGGGCGCTCGCCTTCCTCTCAAAGTAA